Proteins from a genomic interval of Deltaproteobacteria bacterium:
- a CDS encoding pilus assembly PilX N-terminal domain-containing protein, which translates to MRRLSDTKCSLPLLRPVNSHEDGAALIIGLMFLAILALVGSTAMVLTSTDLQIGGNFRVNTQAFNAAQGGLEEARERLKGTSSTPNFVGDPAATPNAWWSAYIRTDASWQVSDDPTYDSNYDNNIHDSLQSDIPYFVKIRHKREYDAEQAGHTVSSAHYYDGDGATATHTQASPGNIVYYGYGDATDPAKACQFTGTAGAGSTPVEIITAYKKSGSEWSKALELEVVRPIPPPITSTLYSKGDITFNGGGSQNVYGEDNCGSAGALPPAYTKDPSVSVENSTPDYTGDPAEPVEGSTDIDISGYLEDMKDSATIIITSDQNGATYGSSTDFVSCYCDATSLVGGLKLQNVTGYGVLLVEGDLTLGGGFNWSGIVLVTGTLTFNGGGSGINIFGAVLANQTIDINGGLDLRYDSCMISSSFINQPLKSRIWLETSMTMAMSVLE; encoded by the coding sequence ATGAGACGATTATCAGATACCAAATGCAGCTTGCCTCTTTTAAGGCCTGTGAACAGCCATGAAGACGGTGCTGCGCTTATTATCGGCCTGATGTTTCTGGCTATCCTGGCGCTGGTGGGGAGCACCGCCATGGTGCTGACATCAACGGATTTGCAGATCGGCGGCAATTTCCGTGTCAATACGCAGGCCTTCAATGCTGCACAGGGAGGGCTGGAGGAAGCGAGGGAACGCCTCAAAGGAACCAGTTCCACGCCCAATTTTGTGGGTGATCCGGCTGCCACGCCCAATGCATGGTGGTCTGCATACATCCGAACGGATGCCTCCTGGCAGGTATCCGATGACCCCACCTACGATAGTAACTACGACAATAATATTCACGACAGCCTGCAGAGCGATATCCCTTATTTTGTTAAGATCAGGCATAAGAGAGAGTATGACGCGGAGCAGGCGGGCCATACCGTATCGTCAGCTCATTATTATGACGGTGACGGGGCCACGGCAACCCACACGCAGGCCTCCCCCGGAAACATCGTCTATTACGGCTACGGGGACGCAACTGATCCGGCAAAAGCCTGCCAGTTTACCGGAACGGCCGGAGCGGGGTCCACGCCTGTCGAAATCATAACTGCTTATAAAAAGTCCGGCAGCGAGTGGTCCAAGGCATTGGAACTCGAGGTCGTAAGGCCCATCCCGCCCCCGATAACGTCCACCCTATACAGCAAAGGCGATATCACTTTTAACGGCGGCGGCTCGCAAAATGTCTACGGCGAAGATAATTGCGGGTCCGCCGGGGCCCTTCCGCCGGCCTATACAAAGGATCCTTCAGTTTCAGTTGAGAACTCAACGCCCGATTATACGGGAGATCCCGCCGAACCGGTCGAAGGGTCCACCGATATCGATATCTCAGGCTATTTGGAGGACATGAAGGATTCGGCTACCATAATAATAACAAGCGATCAAAATGGCGCGACTTACGGCAGTTCGACCGATTTTGTCTCTTGTTACTGCGACGCAACCAGCCTTGTCGGTGGGCTGAAACTGCAAAACGTTACCGGCTATGGGGTGTTGCTGGTGGAAGGGGACTTAACCCTGGGGGGTGGGTTCAATTGGAGTGGTATCGTTTTGGTGACGGGGACGCTCACCTTCAACGGAGGTGGTTCGGGAATAAACATCTTCGGTGCTGTTCTGGCCAATCAGACGATTGATATTAATGGCGGATTGGATCTGCGCTACGATAGCTGCATGATCTCATCTTCATTCATCAACCAACCGCTGAAATCCAGAATCTGGCTGGAAACGTCCATGACCATGGCGATGTCGGTCTTGGAATAA
- a CDS encoding YgdI/YgdR family lipoprotein — protein sequence MKKIPTAIALAVFLAYPSFSFADYVIHLKDGTRFVTDRYFEEGDQIKFKRYGGVFGIQKDRVREIEEIDIPEKNETPLDIKAPAVEEERANEGAPEDAAKGKTMGEEAAGEGKIVKEGKEIKDHEETGKGSEKENNELIDKYAKEFDLLKEKFRQVPIMTKEELHTFADELLGFRKGVLSDRLAGIFSQHLLEVYAMLDEVKDVSRLRDR from the coding sequence ATGAAAAAAATACCGACCGCCATCGCCCTCGCCGTTTTTCTGGCATACCCCTCCTTTTCTTTTGCCGACTATGTCATTCACCTCAAGGACGGCACCCGGTTTGTCACCGATCGCTACTTTGAAGAAGGTGACCAGATAAAATTCAAACGCTATGGAGGGGTCTTCGGAATTCAAAAAGACCGCGTCCGTGAGATAGAAGAGATAGACATCCCTGAAAAAAATGAGACACCGCTTGACATAAAGGCACCCGCTGTTGAGGAGGAAAGGGCGAACGAGGGGGCGCCTGAGGATGCAGCGAAGGGGAAGACGATGGGAGAAGAAGCTGCCGGGGAAGGAAAAATTGTCAAAGAAGGAAAGGAAATTAAAGACCATGAAGAAACCGGGAAGGGTTCTGAAAAAGAAAATAATGAGTTGATCGATAAATATGCAAAGGAGTTCGACCTGCTCAAAGAGAAATTTCGACAAGTCCCCATAATGACAAAAGAAGAGCTTCATACATTTGCAGACGAACTGCTTGGATTCAGAAAGGGAGTACTATCGGACCGCCTGGCCGGCATATTCTCACAACATCTGCTTGAAGTATATGCCATGCTGGACGAGGTGAAGGATGTTTCGAGATTGAGGGATCGCTGA
- a CDS encoding pilus assembly PilX N-terminal domain-containing protein codes for MGFAKTFENDRGAALVIALMFLAIVALAGSTAVILTSTDIQIGSNYKSSSSAFYNADAGVNFALAKMKAGLTANPKTFQLPTVVWDPDNPTDPNSFTVLTSAPFAAPAGFSFSYEAPGVTMIANNIFTFTAIGANPDDTEAQAVITATFSPSGLFNYGIFGDLGVTLSGNGRTDSYDSSAGPYTWATHNNEGDVGTNAITAGAISLSGNAKVYGDAMAGKGGNPATCVTTSGNAAVVPPGQKLAADEQKDMPAITDPGGGTNIPAWNLSGNSSDTLSGGTYRLPGISITANATGTISGHVILYVTGNINISGNGNLVIPAGSSLTIYASGSVSISGNGISNNTGYPKNLQIYGTSTCNSVTVSGNGNVYGAIYAPSATVSVTGNGDIYGSVIGRTIAIPGNGNVHYDEDLQNTGPISGLKLLTWKQES; via the coding sequence ATGGGATTTGCAAAAACCTTTGAAAACGACCGTGGGGCCGCTCTTGTAATCGCTCTGATGTTCCTGGCCATCGTAGCGCTGGCAGGGAGCACAGCCGTCATTCTGACCTCGACCGACATCCAGATCGGGTCCAATTACAAATCAAGCTCATCGGCTTTTTACAATGCTGATGCGGGCGTAAATTTCGCATTAGCCAAGATGAAGGCGGGCCTCACGGCAAACCCGAAGACATTCCAACTCCCCACCGTTGTCTGGGACCCTGACAATCCTACCGATCCCAATTCATTCACTGTGTTGACATCTGCTCCATTCGCGGCTCCAGCCGGGTTCTCGTTTTCCTATGAGGCGCCCGGTGTGACAATGATCGCCAATAACATCTTTACTTTCACCGCTATAGGGGCCAATCCGGATGATACCGAGGCCCAGGCCGTCATAACCGCGACCTTCTCGCCTTCCGGCTTATTCAATTACGGCATCTTCGGCGATCTCGGCGTAACCCTCAGCGGAAACGGCAGAACCGACAGCTATGATTCATCGGCAGGTCCATATACCTGGGCAACGCACAATAACGAAGGCGACGTGGGCACCAACGCGATCACTGCAGGCGCCATCAGCCTTTCAGGGAATGCCAAGGTTTATGGAGACGCAATGGCGGGGAAGGGCGGAAATCCAGCCACTTGCGTTACCACCAGCGGCAATGCCGCAGTCGTCCCTCCCGGACAGAAATTGGCCGCGGATGAACAAAAAGACATGCCGGCCATAACAGATCCCGGAGGCGGGACAAACATCCCCGCCTGGAACCTCTCAGGGAATAGCAGCGATACGCTATCGGGTGGGACTTATCGTCTCCCCGGGATCAGCATCACCGCAAATGCCACGGGCACAATTAGCGGCCACGTTATTCTATACGTTACTGGAAACATCAACATTTCAGGAAATGGAAACTTGGTAATCCCGGCAGGCAGTTCTCTGACCATCTATGCTTCGGGATCCGTGAGCATCAGCGGAAATGGGATCAGCAACAATACCGGCTATCCCAAGAATCTTCAAATCTATGGGACATCAACCTGCAACAGCGTGACCGTAAGCGGCAATGGAAACGTCTATGGGGCTATTTATGCACCCTCAGCGACGGTGAGCGTTACGGGAAACGGCGACATCTATGGGTCGGTCATCGGCCGCACAATAGCCATACCGGGAAATGGAAATGTGCATTATGATGAAGACCTCCAGAATACAGGACCTATATCGGGCCTCAAACTCCTCACTTGGAAACAAGAATCATAG
- a CDS encoding YgdI/YgdR family lipoprotein: MKKILPAIAAALFLFPATGFPAYIIHLHDGTKFVTDQYYEQGDQIRFKRYGGTIGIEKALVREIEEIEDLPEETEVGAGPGVPTIGHRAEDKVKMADGTGEGEAAEAQGIEEVKMRGEKTETREAEQSEAAAKEIGKEELDPEKVYKERKKALVEKLEEALERYKRAKETGEQGIIDAEFRRASELSSDLSDLEKEVKARHGGTLPAWWEETENAE; encoded by the coding sequence ATGAAAAAGATCCTGCCCGCCATCGCCGCTGCCCTTTTTCTTTTCCCCGCCACAGGTTTCCCCGCCTACATCATCCACCTCCATGACGGAACCAAATTCGTCACGGACCAATACTATGAACAAGGGGATCAGATTCGTTTCAAACGTTACGGGGGGACCATCGGGATTGAAAAGGCCCTGGTCCGTGAGATCGAAGAGATAGAAGACCTGCCCGAGGAAACCGAAGTGGGTGCCGGTCCGGGCGTTCCAACAATCGGACATCGTGCAGAAGATAAAGTAAAAATGGCGGATGGGACTGGAGAAGGCGAGGCCGCGGAAGCCCAGGGGATCGAGGAAGTAAAAATGCGCGGGGAAAAGACGGAGACCAGAGAAGCAGAACAATCCGAGGCCGCGGCCAAAGAAATTGGCAAGGAGGAACTCGATCCTGAGAAAGTCTATAAGGAAAGAAAGAAGGCGTTGGTTGAAAAACTGGAAGAAGCACTTGAGCGTTATAAAAGGGCCAAGGAGACCGGCGAGCAGGGCATCATCGATGCTGAATTTCGAAGGGCTTCGGAGCTATCCAGCGATTTATCGGATTTGGAAAAAGAGGTCAAAGCAAGACATGGAGGCACGCTCCCTGCCTGGTGGGAGGAGACTGAAAACGCCGAGTGA
- a CDS encoding type II toxin-antitoxin system VapC family toxin: MGLAQYLKGISSLFLDTAPIIYYIEAHPNYGPLVSEVVRDFQSGRLAAYSSVMTLVEVLPKPIAMGNESLADIFSNFLMAGNNITILEITSQIAQRAGKLRGQYGFLKSMDAIQIATSMEVNADAFLTNDIQLKKVAEISALVLKDFLSEGDKA; encoded by the coding sequence ATGGGCCTGGCTCAATATCTTAAGGGAATATCGTCCCTGTTTTTGGATACAGCCCCAATCATTTACTACATTGAAGCCCACCCCAATTATGGACCTTTGGTTTCAGAAGTCGTGAGGGATTTTCAGTCGGGCCGGTTAGCGGCCTATTCATCGGTTATGACGCTCGTTGAGGTCCTGCCCAAGCCGATTGCCATGGGAAACGAATCCCTGGCAGATATTTTCTCCAATTTTCTTATGGCCGGGAACAACATCACTATCCTTGAAATCACATCTCAAATCGCTCAAAGAGCAGGAAAATTAAGGGGTCAATACGGCTTCCTGAAATCCATGGATGCGATCCAGATTGCAACAAGCATGGAAGTCAACGCAGATGCCTTCCTTACCAATGACATTCAACTGAAAAAAGTCGCTGAAATCTCAGCGTTGGTTCTAAAGGATTTTCTTTCTGAAGGAGATAAAGCTTAA